GATGAAAAGATAACGGAGTTGATCCGGAAAAGAAACCAGGCACGTAGAGAGAAAAAATGGGAAGAGGCAGATAGGGTCAGAAAAGAAATAGAGTCCCTGGGGATTATCCTGGAGGATACGCCAGAAGGAACTAAGTGGAAAAAGAGGATTTAACAAATTGGGATCTATAGGGTCGGGTAAGGGTGCCCGACCTACGAAAATCCACGTAGGCAGGGCTCCCAACCCTGCAATCTCCCGTGATCTTAAACTTGCCAGGTCAGGGGACCTGGCAAGCACAGTCAAAGAGGATTTAGGAGTAGGTCGGGTTGCGTAAGCTACCCGACTCAGATTTGTCGGGCAGTCCCGCTAAAGTCGGGACAGCCCGCCCTACTAAGGAGTACTTATGTGTGAGTTCTGCGTTCAACACGGTGAGGGGAAAAAATGGTATCTTCAGATGAAAAACTATTCGGAGGAGTTATTTCATCAGAAGAAAAGCGATGAGTTTATGCGGGACTTTTTCAGGAAGTTCAATGAAGATGCAGCTAAAAGTCTATCTGAGTTGGATTCGCTTCGAAAAAAACCTAAATTTGTTCAGAGGTTTGTCAAGAATATGGTGGTCAGAAAGCAGAAGAAGGTTCACTATGGGCAGATCGTTCCTATTGAGGATATTGAGAGGATTATTGACCTGGTGAAAGTGGTGGTTAGACTTCCCTGCGTATGTCGAAAAGTCACACTGGGCAAAGAGGTGAGATATTGCTTTGGGATTAGTGCACCGGTGAAGGGAATTTTAGATGAATTTCCTGACCTGACTCGCGATTTCGAAGTCCTGAGCCAAGAGCAGGCTAAGAAAGCTTTCAGAGAGATGGATGAGCAGGGATTGGTTCACTCAGTCTGGACTTTCAAAACTCCGTTTATCGGTGGGCTCTGCAACTGCGATTCTGACTGTCTGGCATATCAGATGAACTTCAATTACAATATCCCCGTATTCTTTAAAGCGGAATATGTGGGAGTCACAGACTGGGATAAATGCACTGGATGCAAGGAGTGCAAAACCTTCTGCCAGTATGGCGCGATAGTCTACTCCGCGTTTAATAATAAATGTAGTGTAGATTCTCAGAGATGCTTCGGCTGTGGCGTGTGCAGATCTGTTTGCCCGAATGAGGCGATTACTCTAACTGAGAAGGAAAGGGCCGGCGTATTGCCAGCAAAAGGTTGATCTGTTAAATCAAGTTTCTGTTGTTTTTTGGAAAAGATTCGATAAATTGTATTGACAAGAGGAAAACTTCGGATAAATTTTCCTCCTCGCTCTTTGAAAATTTAACCCATATCCCTGACGATGCTAATT
This region of Candidatus Zixiibacteriota bacterium genomic DNA includes:
- a CDS encoding 4Fe-4S binding protein: MCEFCVQHGEGKKWYLQMKNYSEELFHQKKSDEFMRDFFRKFNEDAAKSLSELDSLRKKPKFVQRFVKNMVVRKQKKVHYGQIVPIEDIERIIDLVKVVVRLPCVCRKVTLGKEVRYCFGISAPVKGILDEFPDLTRDFEVLSQEQAKKAFREMDEQGLVHSVWTFKTPFIGGLCNCDSDCLAYQMNFNYNIPVFFKAEYVGVTDWDKCTGCKECKTFCQYGAIVYSAFNNKCSVDSQRCFGCGVCRSVCPNEAITLTEKERAGVLPAKG